One genomic segment of Suttonella sp. R2A3 includes these proteins:
- a CDS encoding L-threonylcarbamoyladenylate synthase, whose protein sequence is MSTIKPWPEAQAEIVAALRIGSVIAYPTEAVYGLGGDAANAKVIDGVLRLKKGRDPGKGVVLVVGHWQQAAEWVSGIDDQAWQTMQIASQQRATTFILPPSVRVPTKLMHREGGLRFANRAIRWLKRYALSWVDH, encoded by the coding sequence ATGTCCACTATAAAACCTTGGCCAGAAGCGCAGGCGGAGATTGTTGCTGCGCTGCGAATTGGGTCCGTCATTGCGTATCCGACCGAGGCGGTTTATGGGCTTGGTGGTGATGCGGCAAATGCTAAGGTCATTGATGGGGTTTTACGGCTAAAAAAAGGGCGTGATCCGGGTAAGGGCGTTGTGCTCGTGGTGGGTCATTGGCAACAAGCCGCGGAGTGGGTTTCGGGGATTGACGATCAGGCTTGGCAGACAATGCAGATTGCCAGCCAGCAACGCGCGACCACGTTTATTTTGCCACCTTCAGTGCGTGTGCCTACAAAACTGATGCATCGTGAAGGGGGATTGCGATTCGCCAATCGCGCCATCCGCTGGTTAAAGCGTTATGCGCTGAGCTGGGTCGACCATTGA
- the purE gene encoding 5-(carboxyamino)imidazole ribonucleotide mutase → MAKIGIVMGSDSDLRVMDEAVTVCRQFGVDYEVTIVSAHRTPERLLDYGRSAAERGLSVIIAGAGGAAHLPGMLASLTPLPVIGVPIHSSNSIDGWDSVLSILQMPGGVPVATVALDGAKNAGLLALRILGVSNDELQKRMCAYQDEMKQAVLEKASALQNDYPCAY, encoded by the coding sequence GTGGCTAAAATTGGCATTGTGATGGGGAGTGATAGTGATCTACGGGTCATGGATGAGGCGGTGACGGTTTGTCGGCAATTTGGCGTAGATTATGAAGTGACAATCGTCTCAGCACACCGTACTCCTGAGCGCTTACTCGATTATGGACGCAGTGCTGCTGAACGTGGCCTATCTGTGATCATAGCAGGGGCTGGAGGCGCTGCGCATTTGCCAGGCATGCTCGCTTCCCTAACCCCACTGCCAGTGATTGGGGTGCCGATTCACTCGAGTAATTCGATCGATGGTTGGGATTCTGTACTCTCTATTTTACAAATGCCTGGTGGTGTGCCGGTGGCAACTGTGGCACTCGACGGGGCGAAAAATGCGGGTTTGTTGGCACTGCGTATCTTAGGGGTCAGTAATGATGAACTGCAAAAACGCATGTGTGCGTATCAAGATGAAATGAAACAGGCTGTGTTAGAAAAAGCCAGTGCATTACAGAATGATTATCCGTGCGCTTATTAA
- a CDS encoding 5-(carboxyamino)imidazole ribonucleotide synthase: MKIGILGGGQLGRMFLQEAANYPHSVAILDPTLDAPAAALTDDFYCGDFNDEATVLAFGEEQDVIGIEIEHVSVAALKQLREAGKRVIPEPRVLEMIQDKGKQKQFYADHKLATTDFYLIKGRDEVDLEKIALPFVQKLRTGGYDGRGVQVIRDEQELDNLWDEPSVIEAMCPIAKEIAVLVATDGSGDLVCYPILEMVFNPELNLVDVVKTPARLSSSVEAHAVALAEDAVLAMASAGIFAVELFVDQEGEVLINEIAPRVHNSAHLTIEACPSSQFDQMWRILAKQPLGTVQLYRPAAMVNLIGAEGHEGEAVLPHLEKLLALDEVSVHWYGKSVTRPGRKMGHVTILAASDEALNRKIDKVKQYAEVIARG, from the coding sequence ATGAAAATTGGTATTCTTGGCGGCGGCCAGCTTGGGCGAATGTTCTTGCAAGAAGCCGCAAATTACCCACATTCGGTGGCGATTCTTGATCCAACGCTGGATGCGCCCGCAGCTGCGTTAACCGATGATTTTTATTGCGGCGATTTTAATGATGAAGCGACGGTGCTTGCTTTCGGCGAAGAGCAAGACGTTATCGGCATCGAGATTGAGCACGTGAGCGTGGCCGCACTGAAACAACTCAGAGAAGCCGGTAAAAGGGTGATTCCTGAACCACGTGTTCTTGAGATGATTCAAGATAAAGGCAAACAAAAACAGTTTTATGCTGATCATAAGCTCGCCACAACCGATTTTTATCTGATCAAAGGGCGCGATGAAGTTGATTTAGAGAAAATCGCTCTGCCTTTTGTACAAAAGCTCCGTACCGGCGGCTACGATGGTCGTGGTGTGCAAGTGATCCGTGATGAACAGGAATTAGATAATCTGTGGGATGAGCCCTCAGTAATTGAAGCGATGTGTCCGATAGCGAAAGAAATTGCGGTGCTGGTTGCTACGGACGGCTCTGGTGATTTGGTGTGTTATCCGATCCTTGAGATGGTGTTTAATCCTGAACTCAATTTAGTCGATGTGGTGAAAACGCCGGCAAGATTATCGTCTTCAGTTGAGGCGCATGCGGTCGCACTTGCCGAAGATGCGGTGCTTGCGATGGCCTCAGCGGGGATTTTTGCTGTTGAGCTGTTTGTCGATCAAGAGGGTGAGGTGTTGATTAATGAAATTGCCCCACGAGTGCACAACAGCGCGCATTTAACCATTGAAGCGTGTCCAAGCTCACAGTTTGATCAGATGTGGCGCATCTTAGCCAAACAACCACTAGGAACAGTGCAGTTATACCGTCCGGCGGCGATGGTGAATTTGATCGGCGCTGAAGGACATGAAGGTGAGGCGGTATTGCCGCATTTAGAAAAGTTGCTCGCACTCGATGAGGTTTCTGTGCATTGGTATGGCAAATCAGTGACGCGCCCTGGGCGAAAAATGGGGCACGTAACCATTCTTGCCGCTTCTGATGAGGCGCTTAACCGCAAAATTGATAAAGTAAAACAGTATGCAGAGGTGATTGCTCGTGGCTAA
- a CDS encoding transglycosylase SLT domain-containing protein yields MRQMMGIGVFGVLLIAGCGGGGVTQTAAPGHFAQGDDRFANETQPAQALQADACALLEARPHWREALRTAQQNWQIEPWYVLAFMHQESRFNPTAMSSSRAYGLPQAKDGTWQWYEDKRGRANSSRERFDDSVDFIGWYAHQNVARNGVPLNDVRNQYLAYHEGLGGFEQASFIGKPWLLSVTDKVVDRAMLYQAQLFECPL; encoded by the coding sequence ATGCGGCAAATGATGGGAATTGGCGTGTTTGGCGTATTGCTGATTGCCGGCTGTGGTGGCGGTGGGGTAACACAAACCGCTGCACCGGGACATTTTGCCCAAGGTGATGACCGTTTTGCCAATGAAACTCAGCCTGCGCAAGCTTTACAAGCCGATGCCTGTGCGCTACTCGAAGCCCGTCCGCACTGGCGCGAAGCGCTAAGAACCGCGCAGCAAAATTGGCAGATTGAACCTTGGTATGTGCTGGCGTTTATGCATCAGGAATCGCGTTTCAATCCTACTGCGATGAGTAGCTCGCGCGCCTATGGCCTGCCGCAGGCTAAGGATGGGACATGGCAGTGGTATGAAGATAAACGTGGGCGGGCAAACAGCTCACGTGAGCGTTTTGACGATTCAGTTGATTTTATCGGCTGGTATGCCCATCAAAATGTTGCGCGTAATGGCGTACCGCTTAATGATGTGCGCAATCAATATTTAGCCTATCACGAAGGCTTGGGCGGGTTCGAACAAGCCTCATTTATTGGTAAACCCTGGCTGCTGAGTGTGACCGATAAAGTGGTCGACCGCGCAATGCTTTATCAGGCGCAGTTATTTGAATGTCCACTATAA
- a CDS encoding Sua5/YciO/YrdC/YwlC family protein has protein sequence MGRPLIATSANLPGEPALMNAQAVQALFPDILVVDGPLGGEARPSRIIDWRSGSVLRD, from the coding sequence CTGGGTCGACCATTGATCGCGACATCAGCGAATTTACCGGGAGAACCGGCGCTTATGAATGCGCAAGCTGTGCAAGCACTTTTCCCGGATATTTTGGTGGTGGACGGACCGCTTGGTGGTGAGGCGCGGCCCAGTCGAATTATCGATTGGCGTAGTGGTTCTGTGCTGCGTGATTAG